The genome window CTGTCCCTGTCCCGTTCCCTCCCTAGTGCCAACTGGTTACCCTGCTGGATGACAATAGCCTGCACCTGTGGAGCCTGAAGGTCAAAGGCGGGGTGTCAGAGCTGCAGGAAGATGAGAGTTTCATGCTGCGTGGCCCCCCAGGGTAAGGACTTGgttcccttcctctcccagccAGCCTGACCCATGCACCCAAATCCAGGGTGAGGTCACCCTTTGAAGGTCCTGTGGAGCCCTTGGTGGCCTTGGCAGTTTGAGCCAATGCTTGTCCACCTGCAGGTGCTCTGGGAGGAGTGGGCAGGGCCACAGCCTGCCTCCTTCCAACCCCACAGGAGGCTCGGAGGGATTATTTTCTGCCTCCTAGCCCAAGTGGGCTGCCCTCCGTCTCCTGTCTTGGCAGAAAGTAACCTTGTGTTTGTCCTGATCCGACACCACTGGACCCTGTTAGAGAGTGCACAGGCCTGCTTTTCCTAGGCATGTCTTCCCTGGGGCCAGTGCGGGCAGCCAGCAGCCAGGGGATGCTATCCACAGGCTCTCCCCTGCCTGGGCAGCAGCCAGCTCATAGGCAGCCATTCCCATCTGCAGGGCTGCCCCCAGTGCCACACAGATCACTGTGGTCCTGCCACATTCCTCTCAAGAGCTACTTTACCTGGGCACGGAAAGTGGCAACGTGTTTGTGGTACAGCTGCCAGCCTTCCACACACTGGAGGACCAGACCATCAGCTCGGACGCCGTGCTGCAGCGGTGAGCCCAGAGACCCTGCTGCCGTTAGGGATCTGTGCCCTCGGGTGGGGCGTGGCTCTCTCCCTTTGGTCCCAGTAGGGTCCCAGGAGCTAATGCTTTCTTTCCTGGTAAGTCTGGAGGGACGGAGGAGAGATTCTCAGCTCCCCATCCATCCCCCAAATTGAGACTCTCACCCCGTAATGTGTCAGCATCAAAGCACTAAAAGGGGCCTTGAAGGCAGCCTGTCTctcatttaaagatgaggaaaaagaggCCTTAAAAAGATTGTGTGATATCACCAACTTTTAGTCCAGCATTCTTTTTACTGACACCATGTATCTGAAAACCCCAGGGACTCTGCAGTGGGACAGTTGGGGTCCAAACCTCCCTGCGTAAGGCAGGGAAGCTTCTGCTGATATTTATGCTTTGGAGTCTGTGCTAAGTTTCTGTTCGCCCACAGGCTCCATGGCCACAAATCCTGCCAGCCCCAACTCTGTAGGTTTCTTCAGGCCTTTTTGGAAACTTTATTCCTTGACAGTGGTAGACAGGGAGCCAGATGAGGTCTGGGTGTGGAGGAGTGGATAGGACCCAGAAAGAGAGGAGGTGAGAGTTGGTTGGGTGGGATGTTCTGCGGTTCTGAGGAACAGAGCAGGAGCCAGGGTCCGGACCTGTGGAGCTGCTTCAGGCTCAAGCTGGCGGGCCCTGCTCCTGAAAAAAACAGGCTACTAACACATTCACAGCCATCAGGCCCCCAGTCTCAGGCCCAGCTGTCCAGCGCCGAGCATTGCTGGGCTGAAGGATTCCTGCTTGGGGCTGGGTCCCTCTGAGTGCAAACCTCTTGTCTTTCCTGCTTGGCAGGGTAGTATCAGAGCAGCATGACCATGATCAGAACAGGACTGTTTTCAGGATAGCAAGCACAGCTGGCTCTAGGCTGGGCACCCAGTCTGTGGGCAGGACAGTGGGAGGGCCTGCCGGTGCCCACCTCACTCCATGCTGGTGGGAACCTAGTTAGGGAGGGACCTTCCTCTGGGCCATGCCTATCCCACTGCGCTTTCCTGGTCTGAGTGCCCTGGGAACCCCTCCTACCATACTAAATCCTTGTTCTAAATGTAGAGAGGTTTGGTTTGGGGCATAGAAATACCCTCAGGATCCAGGCCGTTTGCATTTCCTCCTTGCCACCCCCAGTGTGGGCTCTTGGTCCCATGCCTGCCTGTCACAGTCTTCTGTCACATTAGCATTCCAGGCCCAGAGAAGGAGGCGAGGGTCAAAGCTTAAGGCCAAGCCAACTAATAGAATTTCactttgtgtgttttaaaaagttttttattacaaaataccACCTCCTTACAGAAATGCCCTAAGTATGAATATACAGTTTAACAGATCCTTGTAAGCTCCCCTTCAACTACCATCAGGAAAATAGAACTTTGCCAGCTCCCCAGGACCCTGTGTGCCCTTCCCAGTCatgactccctccctcccctagAGGTAACCGTGACATTGACTTTTCTAGAAATCGCTTTCTTGCCGTTCCTTCTAGCTGTGCCGTGTGCATTTGCATTGTGTGTGGTTTTTATCTATCACTGCCTTGCTCCGTGCACTGCTTCTCTCTCCCCTTGGTGGTTTGTCCTTGCAGTCTTTCCATGCTGGCCCACTCAGTGCCCACTGCTGCTCAGAATGCTGCGTGTGGCTGTGCTGTGCTTGGCCGTGCCCCGCCGGTGGTCAGCCGCGTGGGCTCATGGCACTCCCCTTGTCCAGGTTGCCGGAGGAGGCCCGCCATCGGCGGGTGTTTGAAATGGTGGAGGCCCTGCAGGAGCACCCCCAAAACCCCACCCAGGTCCTCATCGGCTACAGCCGGGGCCTCGTCGTTGTCTGGGACCTGCAGGGCAGGCGTGTGCTCTGCCATTTCCTCAGCAGCCAGGTAGGCGGTGGCTGGGATGGGGGCAGGCACCACGTGGCTCTCCCAGACTGCACACATCACCTACAGCCCTGGCGGAGGTGCAGGGGTGCAGGGATGGGGTCGTTGGGACCGCCGCCCTGACTTCAGCCTGCGCACTctgctctccctctcctctgaAGCAACTGGAGAATGTCTGCTGGCAGCGGGACGGCCGCCTGATTGTCAGCTGCCATTCCGACGGCAGCTATTGTCAGTGGCCCGTGTCCAGCGACACCCAGCAGCCAGAGCCCCTGCGCAACTGCATGCCTTATGGTCAGTGGTGCCCCCACCAAGCACAGGGCCTGGTCCTGCCCTGTCACTTGGGACCATCTTTCAGTCAGCAAAGCATCCTCTCTTGCCAGTCCATTTTGCCTGCATGCAGGGGTGGGTACCCAGCTCACAGAGGCAAAacctggggcccagagaggtgcAGGCCttgtccaaagccacacagcaggTTGTCTGATACCCACTGTGGCTCTCTTAGTGAACTGCTCAGAACAAGACCCCCAAGCAGAGGTCCACTCGGTGGGTGCGGGTGTGAGGGATTTGTGCCTGAGTGGACTCACATGCCCCTAACAGTGGGAGGCCCACTCAAgctaattccttttattttaggTCCTTTTCCTTGCAAAGCTATTACCAAAATCTTCTGGCTGACCACCAAGCAGGGGTAGGTATCATGCTCTGTTCCTTTCCAGAGCCTTCCTGGAAGGCTGGAAAGGCTGCTCAGGCCTCTGCTCGGGGGAGGTGGTGCCTAGCGAATGCTTCTGAGCCCCATGTCAGGGTCTCGGACTACAGGGAGACGAGGCCATTTGTACCTCTCATGGCTAATTCCTGACAAAATATTCCCAGtctttccctcccaccctcccagagAGAGGTTTCAGACTCTGTTTTAATAACAGGCCTGTTTCTTCAAACAGAATCGTATAGGAAGACCTAGTGTATCAGCAGAAACTAGGGGGGTGCTCTCATTCAAGCAGGGGGCAAGTCTCGTTGCAGACTCAGAAGCCACAGCCTGTGTGCCCCCACCTCACCACCAAGGGCTCCAGGCTGCTGTGGTCAGGAAGAGTTGGGGTCTACCCCACCCCTCCTGGGGACCTCGGGTGAGCGTTCACCCTGAGACTGGCCTCCCTCCCAGGGCTTGCCACTTTGGCTGGCACTGAAAATTCCAAGCTGCCAGTGCATCCCGTGGCTCTCGGGGGTTGTCAggagccccagcccaccccaccccaccttctgTGCCTGTCAGGTTGCCCTTCACCATCTTCCAGGGTGGCATGCCACGGGCCAGCTATGGGGACCGCCACTGCATCTCGGTGGTGCACGACGGCCAGCAGACAGCCTTCGACTTCACCTCCCGTGTCATCGACTTTACTGTCCTCACTGAGGTGGACCCTGCCGCTGGTAGGCGAGCTTCGGGAGTGGGCATGGAGGGCTAGCTGCTGCACGGTGTCGGGGTGCAGGCCTGTCCAGAGATGAAGAGGAGGGGCCTGCCTGGGTGTTCCAACTGCCACACCCTGAATCCCTCAGCCCCACTGCACCCCTTCGTAGTGCCACCGAGGCCAGCAGCTGTAGTCAggccctttctctccctcctgccagcctGTGGCTTCATCCTTTGTCCTTGCCTGGCTCTGATGGGGCTTAGTGAAAAACGGGCAGGTCTGTACCGTGGTTTAACACCCACCCAGCTGAGGCAAGGGGGTCCTGGCTTGGTCCTGGTGAAGCCCGCCATGTGGTGTGGGGCCAGCTCCGAGCCAGCCCCTTGGAGCTCAACCAGGACAGCATAGCCCTGAGTCAACCTCATAAATTGGGTGACAGACGAGACGAGAAAGGGCTGATGTGGAAGCCTGGAAAGGAGGCCTGGTGGGAGAACGGCAGGAGGGTGGGCCTCTCCAAATGCCTGTGACCTGACCAGGCCCTGGGCCTCCAGGTGAGCGGAGCAGGCCTGCTCAGGACACCCTGGGCTACATTCTCCTGGCTTTGCCGCCACAAGGCCATTTGGAGGGGGAGCTCCAAACCTGCTTTCCTCCTTTCTCAGCCTCCTCTCGCCTCGCATCTGACACAGGCTGCTGGGAGCAGGGTCTAGTCTGTGGtcagttcttttggattttcttacATAGGTGatgatgtcatctgtgaacaaagacagtgttatttcttccttcccaatctgtgtTCCTTTCATCTCCTTTTGTTGTCTTACTAAAATATTATCTGTcaataagatttcttttttatcctgTTGATGTGATGGCTTACATTAATTGGCTGTCAAATGTTGAAGCAGCCTTGCAcaccagggataaatcccacttggtcatggcatataattttctttatacattgttAGATTTGGagcttgtttttaaaatgcagattccctggCTTCAACCTTAGAGCTTCAGGTCCCATGGGGCCACACTGGGCAGACTTctcctgcagcccctcacctgtgGCCTGTTACCCCCAGCCTTTGATGAGCCCTGTGCCTTGGTGGTGCTAGCCGAGGAGGAGCTGGTGCTGATTGACCTGCAGACGGCTGGGTGGCCAGTAGTTCAGCCTCCCTACCTGGCCTCCCTGCACTGCTCTGCCATCACCTGCTCCCACCACGTCTCCAACATCCCCCTGAAGCTGTGGGAGCGGATCATCGCCGCTGGCAGCCGGcagaacacacacttctccagcATGGTAGGTCGTGcgcccaccccagccctgcctcagggCTGAGCTCTCCCATGACTTGCCGGTCTCATTCTCTAGGAGTGGCCTATCGATGGTGGCAccagcctggccccagccccaccccagaggGACCTGCTGCTCACAGGGTAGGTAACTTGGAGGGTACTCTCTTTAATAGGATATGCAGAGGGTAGGAGCAGAGCCCAGAGTGGTGCATGCCCCTCCCAGGTACCCTGGCCCTGCACCCCCTTACGGCTGACAGGCAGGCTCTGCCCACAGGCATGAGGATGGCACTGTGCGATTCTGGGATGCCTCTGGTGTCTGCTTGCGGCTACTCTACAAGCTCAGCACGGTGCGAGTGTTTCTCACTGACACAGACCCCAGTGAAAACCTCAGTGCCCAGGGTGAGGACGAATGGCCCCCTCTCCGCAAGGTGAGACCAGGAGCCTAGGAACcctggtgggcagggcaggctgcGGCTGGTGCTTATGACCACTCATGGGCCTCCTCTCCCTTGTCAGGTGGGCTCCTTTGACCCTTACAGTGACGATCCCCGGCTGGGCATCCAGAAAATTTTCCTCTGCAAATACAGTGGTTATCTGGCTGTGGCAGGCACAGCAGGGCAGGTACCAGGCCGGGCTGAGGGTGGGAGCAGTGGGCAGGAGTGATTAGGTGGCTTCACGCAGCATCCAGGCCCATGAACTTCCTTcgcaggatgggggtgggggcagcagggacaATAAGCAGCTCCCCAAGCGCCCACCAATGGTGTCAGCAAGAGCACCGTCTGTCCTGTGGCTCCAGGCTTCCCCAGTGCATAGAGATTGCCTGATCCCAAGACAGGGATGCCTTTGAGGGAGCTGTTGTCCTCTCAAAACCAGAATTAAGGGCTGATGATTGGACAGAGGCTTTTGGACCCTGGCCCTTGGCGTGGGGGCCAGGTCCTTTGCTTCCCCCTTCTCCACCAGCAGGGTCCCTTGGCATGGGGGTTGCCCAGACCATCACTGCCCTTCCTAGGTGCTGGTGCTGGAGCTGAATGACGAGGAGGCAGAGCACGCTGTGGAGCAGGTAGAGGCTGACCTGCTGCAGGACCAGGAGGGCTACCGCTGGAAGGGGCACGAGCGTCTGTGTGCCCGCCCGGTGCCCGTGCACTTTGAGCCTGGCTTCCAGCCTTTTGTGTTGGTGCAGTGCCAGCCCCCGGCTGTGGTCACCTCCTTGGCCCTGCACTCCGAGTGGCGGCTTGTGGCCTTCGGCACAAGTCATGGCTTTGGCCTCTTTGACCACCAGCAGCGGCGGCAGGTTTTCGTCAagtgagcagccctcctggggtGGCCGGGGCCCAGGTCTGGGAGTGGCGCCCGATGAGGACACTCAGGCCCTGGCAGCACTCACAGCCTAACATCCCCTCCAGGTGCACACTGCACCCCAGTGACCAGCTAGCCCTGGAGGGCCCACTGTCCCGTGTGAAGTCCCTAAAGAAGTCCCTGCGCCAGTCCTTCCGCCGAATACGTCGAAGCCGGGTGTCTAGCAGGAAGCGGCGGCCAGCTGGGCCCCCAGGAGAGGTAAGGCCGAGGCCAGCTATGATCCAGAGCAGAGCTCAGAGCAGCCATAAGTGGGTCTGAACTACCTCTTCTGCCCCGGCTTGCTTTGTCTGCAAGCAAGGCTCTGAGCCACACAGTGGAGGCTCACGTCCTGCCCACAACCCACCAACTATGTGGCCTCAGATATGTCACCATTGCTTCTCTGTGTCTTGGCTTCCCCAAGAGTTAAAGGCAATGATTGTAACACCTTGGGGTCAATCCTCAGTAAATATTCCCAGGCAGGTGGTGGCATGAGCTGTGGCCAGTGTTCCCCTGGAAGGATTGGTGGGGAGCAATCCGATGTCTACaccagagggggcagggagagaggggaggcgAGAGCCGCACCTCAGGCCCAGCCCAACCCACAGCAGGTGCAGGAGGGAAGCGCCAGGGCAGAGCGGCCGGGCCTGCAGAACATGGAGCTAGCACCCGTGCAGCGGAAGATCGAGGCCCGCTCAGCAGAGGACTCCTTCACTGGCTTTGTCCGGACCCTCTACTTTGCTGACACCTACCTGAGAGACAGTGAGTGCTTAGGCAGAGGTCTGCCTGACTGGTGGTGCTATTAAAAGGGGTTCCCTTTGCCGGCAGGGGGAGACTGGAGCCCcgcctgcctccttccctccccttcccggGTCTCCAAGTCAGGTTGCCCGGCTTTCACATCTAGGCTCGACAGTCCTCCAGAAGTGCGGCCTTGGACACGTCACCTTGCCTTTCTGGGTCTCAGCTTCTCCCCCTGTAAAACGGGGGACTGTCTTCCTGCCAGAGTGCTGTGAGGGTTGGTGCCTGCTGGTACCCAGTGGGCCCTGCAGAAGCTCTCTGGCTGCTCACCCCTGCTGCACTCCTGCCAGGGCAAGGGTGCATGGTCGGGGGCTGTCTGCAGCTGTCCTGGGTTTGGGATCATTCATGCTTGGGGCTCTTGGTTGTCAGTGTTCCCAGCCTTTCCTGTCTACACCCCAGGAGGCAGGTAGCACCCACAGCACTCTATTTGGTATAGGAGGATGCTAAGGCTTATGAGGTTTGCTGACTTGACCCTAGAGTCACACAGGACTTGAGTAGCAAGGCCAGGATTTAAGTCCAGGTCACCTGGCTTCACCTGACCCTCAGAGCCAGGGGTTAGATATAAGCCTTTGCTTCCTGGCAGGCTCCCGCCACTGTCCCTCGCTGTGGGCCGGCACCAATGGGGGCACTGTCTACGCCTTCGCCCTGCGTGTGCCCCCTGCTGAGCGGAGAATGGATGAGCTGGTTCGGGCAGAGCAGGGTGAGTGCTAGGCAGGGGGAGAGCAGAGGATGCTTGCTCACCtaggctgggggcagggtggtGTCTTCAGCCTCGCCGCCTGCCTGACCACCAGCTGCCTCCTTCCTGGTAGCTAAGGAGATCCAGCTGATGCACCGAGCACCCGTGGTGGGCATCCTGGTGCTGGACGGACATCACGTTCCCCTCCCTGAGCCCCTGGAAGTGGCGCATGACCTGTCGAAGAGCCCGGACATGCAGGGAAGCCACCAGTTGCTCGTTGTGTCAGAGGAGCAGTTCAAGGTGTCTCTTGGGTGAAGGCAGGGTCCCACAGCAATCTCCGGGACATCCAGGGGCTCAGAGTCTGGCACAAATGCCAATGGCTGGGACTCACTTAAAGTTGTATTTTCAGTTGGTATGTGAAGGGGGGCTGTGGAGGCACAGGAAAAGAATGGGGTCTTGGTGGAGTCCCTGGGCCCAGGGTCAGCAGTGGGGACACTGAAGCAGACCTGTGTCTGTGGGAGGGACAGAAAACAGAGACGTGGATATGTGGCCTTGGCATTCCTTGCAGTCCAAGTACACGCTGAGGGAACACCAAGGCTGAGCAGGCTTTGCTGGGAAGCAGGGCCCAGAGGCGGCGCCAGGCAGAGAAACGAGAGGTCCTTGCTTGGCTGGTCAGAGCACTGCACACTGGTCCAGCCGTGGGTGTGACCGGCTGCCCTGTGCTCCCAGGTATTCACACTGCCCAAGGTGAGTGCCAAGCTGAAGCTAAAGCTGACCGCCCTGGAGGGCTCACGGATACGGCGCATCAGCGTGGCCCACTTCGGCAGCTGTCGAGCTGAGGACTATGGGGAGCATCACCTGGCTGTCCTTACCAACTTGGGCGACATCCAGGTGGTCTCGTTGCCCCTGCTCAAGCCCCAGGTGCGTTACAGCTGCATCCGCCGGGAGGATGTCAGTGGCATCGCCTCCTGCGTCTTCACCAAATACGGCCAAGGTACACACGGGCAGGTGCATCTGGGACCTCTGCAGGCAGCACAGGGTGGGGGCTGCCCCTGCATCTCCAGGGCTGCTGGGAAGGGCAGCCAGGGGCGCTGTGGCCAGGGCCAGGCTGGATTGGCCTGAGGGAGAGAGCTGCAAGCGAGGCTCTGGCCCCTGACATCCCCTGGGAGGGAGGCCTGGCTGGCCTCACCTGCAGGCTTCTTCCACCACCCAGGTTTCTACCTGATCTCCCCCTCGGAGTTTGAGCGCTTCTCTCTCTCTACCAAGTGGCTGGTTGAGCCCCGGTGTCTGGTGGATTCAGCAGAAGCCAAGAACCACAGCCACCCCCGCAACAGATCAGGCCATGAGAAGGCTGTGGGCCGTGCCAGGTCTGTAAAAGTGCCTTAGCCCCAGCACTGACCTCCACCAGGCAAACGTGGGGGGCTAGCCAGGGTCCTGCTCCCCTCTGAGCTTAGCCCACCCTCCCAGTCCTGGTTCTTTGCCCCACTTCACATGCCCCTCCCCCTAGGCAAGCTGCCATCCAGGGCAGGGCTTGGTTTACCTCCTGGGGGCCCTTGCTCAGGGCAGGCCAGGCCAGTTGGCCTCATTCTTCATGCGACCAGGGCTTTCTGAGCCAGCTGGCGAGCCTGCTGGCCCCCCGGTCCTCACCATCTCTCTTCCCACAGGATCTCAGGGAGCCAGAGTGGTGGAGAGGGTAAGGCAGGCCTCTGGGGCCGGGGACGCGTGGGGGCAGAGGCGTGGCGAGCACACCTGGgactgggaggtggggaaggggcctCAGGCGAGCAGGTGGCGCTCAGGTTGGGAGCAGAAGCAGCATCCCTTGTGTCCTGGACAAGGACGGATCTGGGGCAGAGGGCCCAGGGCTCGCCTGACCTGGCTTCTACCCTCCAGAGAGGAGGCCTGGCCTCGTGATGGAGCATGCTCTGCTGAGTGATGAGAGTGAGTCCGGGCGGGAGTTGGTGGGCTGGTGCGCGGGCTGCTCCCGGAGGAGGCTTGGAAGGCCAGGGGGGCACTGAGGACCACTTCCCTGAAGGGCAGACCCCCCCAGCACCACATCAGTAAAAGGGGGAGAGAGGCTTGTGTCTGGCCCAGCACCCCCCCCATCCTCACCAAGCCCCTggtccccacccctgcctgcagAGGTCCTGACAGCCATCCAGAGCACGCTGGAGGGGGGCCGACGGTGAGTTACTGCTCAGGTATATGGGGGTGGGGCAAGGCACCAGGGGGGCTCTGGGAATGGGGGTCCTCGTCTGCCTGCCCTGAGTACCCATGGATAGTGACTGCCCTGCCCTTGCCCACAGGAGCTCTGGTGATTGGCATTCTCAGCGACTGGCCATGGGGTACAGCCTCAGCAATGGGGCAGGTAGGGGCTTCTGGGCACTgctgtggggttggggggcagcggGGAGGGTGTGTTCCTGGGGAGGAATAGGAGGAAgaacccccacctccctccccagggccctgcagaCCTTTGGATCCATTCTAGCCCTGACACATGGGCCTGCTCGTCCTGAAAACCCATGTCTGGTCTCAGGGCGGGTGGCCGAGGCCCCTTCCTGCCAAGGATGCTCCCGAGTTGCTGTCACTCCCTTCACAGCAGACTGAGCGGGATGCACACCCAGGCTGCACGATGAACACACACTACTGAGGGCTCCTCCCTGGGGCACTGTTCACCTGGGGAGGCCTGTGCTGGGGAGCCGGgagcacccccagcccccaccctgctgctgctcctggccTCAGGACAGGAGGagccccagagccctggggctgagCCTCCCTGTATCTCATCTGTCTCGGTCCCTTTGTCAATGTTGCACATTTTTTATCCCCTCCTCCCTTTTTGTAGGCTgggttttaaattataaaatgtaactGTCTCTGggtgaaaaagaatttttaataaataccttATTACCTCTTCACTGGACTGGTCCAGTAATTTTAATTTGTCAGAAGTGTCCACATAAATGAACATGATCATTAGCTGGCTCCTTGCCTTTTTCCCTGGCGTCCACCCGCTGGACCAGGCTGGTGCCCAGGAAAACCTGTTTTTTTAAGCCATCTGAATCAGAGCCAACTGTACTTGGCGGTACCTGAGCGCCGCACGCCTTCATCTCGGGAATAAATAGTGAGAGTTGACCATCCGGAATCTGCTTCCCTGGGACGGGGGCAGAGGGAGTCCCCTTCTTGCTCCTGGTGGCCCTTTTTTGCTGTCAGAAGGGAAAGATACCCATGGTATCTCAGGCCTGGTGGCTTCTTCCAGGCCTCGGGGAAGGACTTGGAGGACATGGAGGTGAAAGGTCTTACCCCCGGGCAAGTGGCCAGATGAGACAGCTGTTAGGTCCTTACAAGCCAGGGGTGTAATTCTACTTGGGCTGTGTCTCACTCATCTCCGTCGATATCCTCCTGTGTGCCGGGCACTTGGGGCTCAGAGCCGGCCCCTGCAGTGTGGTCCCCACCTCACGGGGCTCACAGCCCTTACAAGTGTGGGAAGTGTCAGGATGAAGGGCCTGGGAGAAACGCTGCTGCAGGGGCGAAGTTTCCCTGTCTCGGGAGAGATGACCAGGAGCCTGCTGGACGGAAGGCACGGGGGTGGGCAGACCGTTCTGCACAGAGGATGGGGGATGGCAGCCTGTGAGGAACTGGGCTGCTTCCGTGGGAACGAGTGAGAGCCGAGGGCGGCTGGTAGGAAGTGTGCTGCAGCGAGGCcgcccagggccagggccagacaCAGGACCCGTAGCGCCCTGGGAAGAGGGTTCTGCTGAATGTACCGCAGCCCACCCTGCCCTGAACAGCAGAAGGGCCTTTCGGGAGGACACCAATTCACTCACAGCGGAGGAGCAGAGGCCCTGGTCCCGGGATGGATGTGCTGTGGGAGCGCCCTACCCACCTGCCCTCCAGCTGAGCATGTCAGCTTGAGTCTCTGGGGAGGAACAGTCCCTCAAAGGGAAGAGGAGTGCTATCCCTGGAAGAGGTGGAGAAGGGACACTGGGCGGGGAGAAAGAGCCCCAGATGAGGGGCTGTGCACTCACCCTGCTGGACACTGAGGCAATGGAAGCATCTGAAGGACTTTAAGCAGGGAAATTCTATGAGATTTATTCCTCTCGAGACCACTACATTTTAAATCCCAGCAAACTGCACTCGTGTGACCTCAGTAAAATAACAACCTGCTCTACATCAGTTTCTTCTGGGAAATGGGATGACAACAGTGTCCCCTCACCATCTATTGTGAGTTTACATCAGTCCACAAGGTTAATGGGTCAATGACCAGGGTCAGGAGAACACATTAGAGTTTGATTACAGGAagtctttattgttattattaaaaaaaatcaagctttaCTGTTTATACTTTGGGTTAGCACTGGGGTCCTCTGTCGGTAGGTCAGAAGACCATGCACCAAAAGTGAGTGCCAAGGAAGGATGGGAACCCCACATGCCAGAGGACAGCCTCCCACCCCGGCCTGTGGAGACGTGTGGTGTTTTGACTGTCAGTTTAAGGGGCCTGCAGTTGATTTACCCAAGTTAACTCACAAATGGACATGTAGCATAAA of Manis javanica isolate MJ-LG chromosome 4, MJ_LKY, whole genome shotgun sequence contains these proteins:
- the LLGL2 gene encoding LLGL scribble cell polarity complex component 2 isoform X2, with product MRRFLRSGHDPARERLKRDLFQFNKTVEHGFPHQPSALGYSPSLRILAIGTRSGAVKLYGAPGVEFMGLHRENNAVVQVHFLPGQCQLVTLLDDNSLHLWSLKVKGGVSELQEDESFMLRGPPGAAPSATQITVVLPHSSQELLYLGTESGNVFVVQLPAFHTLEDQTISSDAVLQRLPEEARHRRVFEMVEALQEHPQNPTQVLIGYSRGLVVVWDLQGRRVLCHFLSSQQLENVCWQRDGRLIVSCHSDGSYCQWPVSSDTQQPEPLRNCMPYGPFPCKAITKIFWLTTKQGLPFTIFQGGMPRASYGDRHCISVVHDGQQTAFDFTSRVIDFTVLTEVDPAAAFDEPCALVVLAEEELVLIDLQTAGWPVVQPPYLASLHCSAITCSHHVSNIPLKLWERIIAAGSRQNTHFSSMEWPIDGGTSLAPAPPQRDLLLTGHEDGTVRFWDASGVCLRLLYKLSTVRVFLTDTDPSENLSAQGEDEWPPLRKVGSFDPYSDDPRLGIQKIFLCKYSGYLAVAGTAGQVLVLELNDEEAEHAVEQVEADLLQDQEGYRWKGHERLCARPVPVHFEPGFQPFVLVQCQPPAVVTSLALHSEWRLVAFGTSHGFGLFDHQQRRQVFVKCTLHPSDQLALEGPLSRVKSLKKSLRQSFRRIRRSRVSSRKRRPAGPPGEQVQEGSARAERPGLQNMELAPVQRKIEARSAEDSFTGFVRTLYFADTYLRDSSRHCPSLWAGTNGGTVYAFALRVPPAERRMDELVRAEQAKEIQLMHRAPVVGILVLDGHHVPLPEPLEVAHDLSKSPDMQGSHQLLVVSEEQFKVFTLPKVSAKLKLKLTALEGSRIRRISVAHFGSCRAEDYGEHHLAVLTNLGDIQVVSLPLLKPQVRYSCIRREDVSGIASCVFTKYGQGFYLISPSEFERFSLSTKWLVEPRCLVDSAEAKNHSHPRNRSGHEKAVGRARISGSQSGGEERRPGLVMEHALLSDEKVLTAIQSTLEGGRRSSGDWHSQRLAMGYSLSNGAGPCRPLDPF
- the LLGL2 gene encoding LLGL scribble cell polarity complex component 2 isoform X6, yielding MQTVEHGFPHQPSALGYSPSLRILAIGTRSGAVKLYGAPGVEFMGLHRENNAVVQVHFLPGQCQLVTLLDDNSLHLWSLKVKGGVSELQEDESFMLRGPPGAAPSATQITVVLPHSSQELLYLGTESGNVFVVQLPAFHTLEDQTISSDAVLQRLPEEARHRRVFEMVEALQEHPQNPTQVLIGYSRGLVVVWDLQGRRVLCHFLSSQQLENVCWQRDGRLIVSCHSDGSYCQWPVSSDTQQPEPLRNCMPYGPFPCKAITKIFWLTTKQGLPFTIFQGGMPRASYGDRHCISVVHDGQQTAFDFTSRVIDFTVLTEVDPAAAFDEPCALVVLAEEELVLIDLQTAGWPVVQPPYLASLHCSAITCSHHVSNIPLKLWERIIAAGSRQNTHFSSMEWPIDGGTSLAPAPPQRDLLLTGHEDGTVRFWDASGVCLRLLYKLSTVRVFLTDTDPSENLSAQGEDEWPPLRKVGSFDPYSDDPRLGIQKIFLCKYSGYLAVAGTAGQVLVLELNDEEAEHAVEQVEADLLQDQEGYRWKGHERLCARPVPVHFEPGFQPFVLVQCQPPAVVTSLALHSEWRLVAFGTSHGFGLFDHQQRRQVFVKCTLHPSDQLALEGPLSRVKSLKKSLRQSFRRIRRSRVSSRKRRPAGPPGEQVQEGSARAERPGLQNMELAPVQRKIEARSAEDSFTGFVRTLYFADTYLRDSSRHCPSLWAGTNGGTVYAFALRVPPAERRMDELVRAEQAKEIQLMHRAPVVGILVLDGHHVPLPEPLEVAHDLSKSPDMQGSHQLLVVSEEQFKVFTLPKVSAKLKLKLTALEGSRIRRISVAHFGSCRAEDYGEHHLAVLTNLGDIQVVSLPLLKPQVRYSCIRREDVSGIASCVFTKYGQGFYLISPSEFERFSLSTKWLVEPRCLVDSAEAKNHSHPRNRSGHEKAVGRARISGSQSGGEERRPGLVMEHALLSDEKVLTAIQSTLEGGRRSSGDWHSQRLAMGYSLSNGAGRVAEAPSCQGCSRVAVTPFTAD
- the LLGL2 gene encoding LLGL scribble cell polarity complex component 2 isoform X1, whose translation is MRRFLRSGHDPARERLKRDLFQFNKTVEHGFPHQPSALGYSPSLRILAIGTRSGAVKLYGAPGVEFMGLHRENNAVVQVHFLPGQCQLVTLLDDNSLHLWSLKVKGGVSELQEDESFMLRGPPGAAPSATQITVVLPHSSQELLYLGTESGNVFVVQLPAFHTLEDQTISSDAVLQRLPEEARHRRVFEMVEALQEHPQNPTQVLIGYSRGLVVVWDLQGRRVLCHFLSSQQLENVCWQRDGRLIVSCHSDGSYCQWPVSSDTQQPEPLRNCMPYGPFPCKAITKIFWLTTKQGLPFTIFQGGMPRASYGDRHCISVVHDGQQTAFDFTSRVIDFTVLTEVDPAAAFDEPCALVVLAEEELVLIDLQTAGWPVVQPPYLASLHCSAITCSHHVSNIPLKLWERIIAAGSRQNTHFSSMEWPIDGGTSLAPAPPQRDLLLTGHEDGTVRFWDASGVCLRLLYKLSTVRVFLTDTDPSENLSAQGEDEWPPLRKVGSFDPYSDDPRLGIQKIFLCKYSGYLAVAGTAGQVLVLELNDEEAEHAVEQVEADLLQDQEGYRWKGHERLCARPVPVHFEPGFQPFVLVQCQPPAVVTSLALHSEWRLVAFGTSHGFGLFDHQQRRQVFVKCTLHPSDQLALEGPLSRVKSLKKSLRQSFRRIRRSRVSSRKRRPAGPPGEVQEGSARAERPGLQNMELAPVQRKIEARSAEDSFTGFVRTLYFADTYLRDSSRHCPSLWAGTNGGTVYAFALRVPPAERRMDELVRAEQAKEIQLMHRAPVVGILVLDGHHVPLPEPLEVAHDLSKSPDMQGSHQLLVVSEEQFKVFTLPKVSAKLKLKLTALEGSRIRRISVAHFGSCRAEDYGEHHLAVLTNLGDIQVVSLPLLKPQVRYSCIRREDVSGIASCVFTKYGQGFYLISPSEFERFSLSTKWLVEPRCLVDSAEAKNHSHPRNRSGHEKAVGRARISGSQSGGEERRPGLVMEHALLSDEKVLTAIQSTLEGGRRSSGDWHSQRLAMGYSLSNGAGRVAEAPSCQGCSRVAVTPFTAD